From the Meriones unguiculatus strain TT.TT164.6M chromosome 12, Bangor_MerUng_6.1, whole genome shotgun sequence genome, one window contains:
- the Jun gene encoding transcription factor Jun, translating to MTTKMETTFYDDALNASFLQSESGAYGYSNPKILKQSMTLNLADPVGNLKPHLRAKNSDLLTSPDVGLLKLASPELERLIIQSSNGHITTTPTPTQFLCPKNVTDEQEGFAEGFVRALAELHSQNTLPSVTSAAQPVSGAGMVAPAVASVAGAGGGGYSASLHSEPPVYANLSNFNPALSSGAGAPSYGAAGLAFPSQPQQQQQPPQPPHHLPQQIPVQHPRLQALKEEPQTVPEMPGETPPLSPIDMESQERIKAERKRMRNRIAASKCRKRKLERIARLEEKVKTLKAQNSELASTANMLREQVAQLKQKVMNHVNSGCQLMLTQQLQTF from the coding sequence ATGACTACAAAGATGGAAACGACCTTCTACGACGATGCCCTCAACGCCTCGTTCCTCCAGTCCGAGAGCGGCGCCTACGGCTACAGTAACCCCAAGATCCTGAAACAGAGCATGACCTTGAACCTGGCTGACCCGGTGGGCAATCTGAAGCCGCACCTCCGCGCCAAGAACTCGGACCTCCTAACGTCTCCGGACGTCGGGTTGCTCAAGCTTGCCTCGCCCGAGCTGGAGCGCCTGATCATCCAGTCCAGCAACGGGCACATCACCACCACGCCGACACCCACTCAGTTCCTGTGCCCCAAGAACGTGACCGACGAGCAGGAGGGCTTCGCCGAGGGCTTCGTGCGCGCCCTGGCCGAACTGCACAGCCAGAACACTCTGCCCAGCGTCACGTCCGCGGCACAACCCGTCAGCGGGGCGGGCATGGTGGCCCCCGCGGTGGCCTCGGTAGCCGGCGCTGGCGGCGGTGGCTACAGCGCCAGCCTGCACAGCGAGCCTCCGGTCTACGCCAACCTCAGCAACTTCAACCCCGCACTGAGCAGCGGCGCCGGGGCGCCCTCCTACGGCGCGGCCGGGCTGGCCTTTCCCTCgcagccccagcagcagcagcagccgcctcAGCCGCCGCACCACTTGCCCCAACAGATCCCAGTGCAGCACCCGCGGCTGCAGGCCCTGAAGGAAGAGCCGCAGACGGTGCCCGAGATGCCGGGGGAGACGCCGCCCCTGTCCCCCATCGACATGGAGTCCCAGGAGCGGATCAAGGCAGAGAGGAAGCGCATGAGGAACCGCATCGCTGCCTCCAAGTGCCGGAAAAGGAAGCTGGAGAGGATCGCCCGGCTGGAGGAAAAAGTGAAAACCTTGAAAGCGCAAAACTCGGAGCTGGCGTCCACGGCCAACATGCTCAGGGAACAGGTGGCACAGCTTAAACAGAAAGTCATGAACCACGTTAACAGTGGGTGCCAACTCATGCTAACGCAGCAGTTGCAAACGTTTTGA